A stretch of the Flavobacterium aquiphilum genome encodes the following:
- a CDS encoding family 78 glycoside hydrolase catalytic domain, which produces MKKYFYILTFLCLMPFFKANANAAQSPFNLRTCDKVKPTGTEQKPFFGWYNSNSKESEIQTAYQLIVASKPELLAAGKGDVWDSGKIMSRMQNYIDFGGSSLSPATRYYWKVRTWDKEGKASAYSEMTYFDTGLFHAEDWKGSYWIRRNSKDPNIYTYYRKKVQLSGKSVKKAMLYLSAYHNYELYLNGKEVGKGMAYHYPQFAYYNSYDVTAMVSNNNTISAMTHWYGGGQGRVKGDDRFILKMIVTYADGTKAVFGTDKSWKQHVVDAFNPNTKQRNGEGVGYIDIIDSRKEIAGWNLPNFDDSAWENAVEIGDHPSAPFVGELKPEFTELKEQKLKPVSVKDLGNGSYIIDLGKIYAGVPEITFNGGKSGDTIKMRGGFVLNENGTVSEKINQNTDLSYSFVLNGKSCVFKPVVYFGYQYLQVNNSPIKLTTDNVSFIQRHYELDPTRSRFSSSNVMLNKVWELMSRSLILGAQESFVDTPTREKGGFLGDGWSQGVAAMKVMGDRVFNHRVLLQFLDSQDQYWPDGRLNAVYPNVDGKRDIPDFTQQYLIWVWDYYTQTGNLEFLKTNYAKIRKVAEYVDSYKNPTTGLIHNLAGGSGGYKYGIIDWPETMRYGYDMSTSARTVINAYAYTDFDILSKIAEVLENKSDADSFRAKAIAIREAINKNLINSDGLYIDGLLEDGSQSKHVSQHANMFPIAMDIVPENDKKAVINAIKERKMSVGMVTARFLPQALGLSEEGDHLLELYTNPEWDGWAKTISKGGTATWESWDALETNQSMCHPWGTSGLIGMQEFILGVKSMKPQHELIQIKPLDFHGKLTNVSGTVPTDKGDIQVAWEIKPKIYQLTLISPNNVSAEVYIPKGNSTSNEITVNGKVITAKPVGNYLLLENIGSGKHIFEKQL; this is translated from the coding sequence ATGAAGAAATACTTTTACATATTAACTTTCCTTTGTTTGATGCCTTTTTTTAAGGCGAATGCGAATGCTGCGCAAAGTCCTTTTAATCTGCGGACTTGTGATAAGGTAAAACCAACAGGTACTGAACAAAAGCCATTTTTTGGTTGGTATAACAGTAATTCCAAAGAAAGCGAAATTCAAACGGCCTATCAGCTAATCGTGGCTTCAAAACCAGAGTTGTTAGCTGCCGGAAAAGGAGATGTTTGGGACAGTGGCAAAATAATGTCGCGTATGCAAAACTATATTGATTTTGGAGGAAGTTCACTTTCTCCGGCAACACGCTATTACTGGAAAGTACGCACTTGGGACAAAGAAGGAAAAGCAAGCGCTTATTCTGAAATGACCTATTTTGATACAGGGCTTTTCCATGCCGAAGATTGGAAAGGTTCGTACTGGATCAGACGCAACAGTAAAGATCCAAATATCTACACCTATTATCGCAAAAAAGTACAACTTTCGGGCAAGTCGGTTAAGAAAGCGATGCTTTACTTATCTGCTTATCACAACTATGAATTGTATCTTAACGGAAAAGAAGTTGGAAAAGGGATGGCGTATCATTATCCGCAATTTGCCTATTACAATTCGTATGATGTAACGGCAATGGTAAGCAATAACAATACTATTTCGGCAATGACTCATTGGTATGGCGGCGGTCAGGGAAGAGTGAAAGGCGACGACCGTTTTATATTAAAAATGATTGTTACTTATGCTGATGGGACAAAAGCTGTTTTCGGTACCGATAAAAGCTGGAAACAACATGTTGTAGATGCTTTTAACCCAAATACCAAACAAAGAAACGGTGAGGGTGTTGGTTACATTGATATCATAGACAGCCGTAAAGAAATTGCAGGTTGGAATTTGCCAAATTTTGATGATTCGGCTTGGGAAAATGCCGTTGAAATTGGCGATCATCCTTCGGCACCATTCGTTGGTGAACTTAAACCTGAATTTACTGAATTGAAGGAACAGAAACTCAAACCCGTTTCGGTAAAAGATTTGGGCAATGGCAGTTATATAATTGACCTCGGAAAAATCTATGCAGGAGTACCGGAAATTACTTTTAATGGAGGTAAATCAGGAGATACAATAAAAATGAGGGGAGGATTTGTTTTAAACGAAAACGGTACAGTTTCGGAAAAAATTAATCAGAATACTGATCTTTCGTATTCTTTTGTGTTGAATGGTAAAAGCTGTGTTTTCAAGCCGGTCGTTTACTTTGGATACCAATATTTACAGGTAAATAATTCGCCTATAAAATTAACAACCGACAATGTTTCTTTTATTCAAAGACATTATGAACTTGACCCTACTCGTTCTCGTTTTTCGTCTTCAAATGTTATGCTGAACAAGGTTTGGGAATTAATGTCCCGTTCACTGATTCTCGGGGCACAGGAAAGCTTTGTGGATACTCCAACACGCGAAAAAGGAGGATTCCTCGGTGATGGATGGAGTCAGGGAGTGGCGGCAATGAAGGTAATGGGTGACAGGGTTTTTAACCACAGGGTTTTGCTTCAGTTTTTGGATTCGCAAGACCAATATTGGCCTGACGGAAGACTAAATGCCGTATATCCAAACGTAGATGGCAAACGTGATATACCTGATTTTACCCAACAGTATTTAATCTGGGTTTGGGATTATTATACGCAAACAGGAAATCTTGAATTCCTGAAAACTAATTATGCTAAAATTAGAAAAGTTGCCGAATATGTTGATTCCTATAAAAATCCAACCACGGGATTAATTCATAACCTTGCTGGCGGAAGCGGTGGATACAAATATGGAATTATTGATTGGCCAGAAACCATGCGTTATGGTTACGATATGAGTACAAGTGCTCGCACTGTGATTAATGCGTATGCTTATACCGATTTTGATATTTTATCCAAAATTGCCGAAGTACTAGAAAATAAATCTGATGCGGATTCTTTTCGCGCCAAAGCAATAGCGATTCGCGAAGCCATCAACAAAAACCTGATTAATTCCGACGGTCTTTATATCGACGGACTGCTCGAAGACGGTAGCCAAAGCAAGCATGTGTCGCAACACGCGAATATGTTCCCGATCGCTATGGATATTGTTCCTGAAAACGATAAAAAAGCAGTTATCAATGCTATAAAAGAACGCAAAATGAGTGTCGGAATGGTAACGGCGCGTTTTCTACCACAGGCATTGGGACTTTCTGAAGAAGGAGATCATTTACTGGAACTTTACACCAATCCGGAATGGGATGGCTGGGCAAAGACAATTTCAAAAGGAGGAACTGCCACCTGGGAATCTTGGGATGCACTGGAAACCAATCAAAGCATGTGTCATCCTTGGGGAACAAGCGGACTTATTGGGATGCAGGAATTTATTTTGGGCGTGAAATCCATGAAACCGCAACATGAATTAATCCAGATTAAACCACTTGATTTTCATGGGAAATTAACAAATGTATCAGGAACAGTACCAACGGATAAAGGAGACATTCAAGTGGCTTGGGAAATCAAACCAAAAATCTATCAATTGACGCTTATCAGCCCAAACAATGTTTCTGCCGAGGTTTATATTCCAAAAGGTAATTCAACTTCAAATGAAATTACTGTTAACGGAAAAGTGATAACAGCAAAACCTGTCGGTAATTATCTGCTGTTAGAAAACATCGGTTCCGGAAAACATATATTCGAAAAACAACTTTAA
- a CDS encoding rhamnogalacturonidase has translation MKNFFRLLICLIGFSQMTFSQKKQPETFPDGTAISSWFKDYTKIKLESLGQKYTITDHGVSTDSTKIQTKEIQNVIDKASANGGGVIVIPKGVFLSGALFFKPKTTLYVAEGATLKGSDDISNFPIMASRMEGQNLDYFPALVNAYGVDNFSISGKGTINGNGKKYWDAFWARRKENPKCTNLEVSRPRLVFVWNSNNVQIQDVKLINSGFWTNHFYKCNNVKILDAYIFSPHKEDKAPSTDAIDIDICNNFLVKGCYMSVNDDAIALKGGKGPFADQDKNNGPNTNIIIEDCHFGFCHSALTNGSEAIHNRNVIMRNCKIDGASRLLWLKMRPDTPQLYEYIRVENITGEAKTGLAVFAWKQFFDLKGRPDVPLSYGDHVTLKNITLKCDTFYGVEKDPNVRLTNFTFENIKVESVKTDIDKSLIKGVTFKNVYVNNKKVD, from the coding sequence ATGAAGAACTTTTTTAGACTGTTAATTTGCCTCATCGGATTTTCGCAAATGACTTTTTCACAAAAAAAACAACCAGAAACCTTTCCTGATGGAACGGCAATTTCTAGTTGGTTTAAGGATTACACTAAAATTAAATTGGAAAGTTTGGGGCAGAAATACACGATTACTGACCATGGCGTAAGCACTGACAGTACCAAAATCCAAACCAAAGAAATTCAAAATGTGATTGACAAAGCCTCTGCAAATGGAGGAGGGGTTATCGTGATTCCGAAAGGAGTGTTTTTGAGCGGAGCCTTGTTTTTTAAGCCAAAAACAACTTTGTACGTTGCAGAGGGAGCAACTTTGAAAGGATCTGATGATATTTCCAATTTCCCAATTATGGCTTCGCGAATGGAGGGGCAAAACTTGGACTATTTCCCTGCTTTGGTAAATGCTTATGGAGTTGATAATTTCTCCATTTCGGGAAAAGGAACCATCAACGGAAACGGTAAAAAATATTGGGATGCTTTTTGGGCACGACGCAAAGAAAACCCAAAATGTACCAATCTTGAGGTTTCGAGACCTAGATTAGTGTTTGTTTGGAACTCAAACAACGTACAAATTCAGGACGTAAAATTGATTAATTCCGGTTTTTGGACGAATCATTTTTACAAATGCAACAACGTAAAAATATTGGATGCTTATATTTTTTCACCTCATAAAGAAGACAAAGCCCCAAGTACCGATGCGATTGATATTGATATTTGCAATAACTTTTTGGTAAAAGGTTGTTACATGTCAGTTAATGATGATGCCATTGCACTAAAAGGTGGAAAAGGACCTTTTGCTGATCAGGACAAAAACAACGGGCCAAACACCAATATCATTATCGAAGACTGTCATTTCGGATTCTGTCACTCGGCATTGACCAATGGAAGCGAAGCCATCCATAATCGAAACGTAATCATGCGCAATTGTAAAATCGACGGAGCTTCACGATTATTATGGCTAAAAATGAGACCTGATACGCCTCAACTTTACGAGTACATCAGAGTTGAAAACATTACTGGTGAAGCCAAAACCGGACTTGCTGTTTTTGCTTGGAAACAATTCTTTGACTTGAAAGGCCGTCCTGATGTTCCGTTGTCTTATGGAGACCACGTTACCTTAAAAAATATTACCCTAAAATGCGACACCTTTTACGGAGTGGAGAAAGACCCGAATGTTCGTTTGACCAATTTCACTTTCGAAAATATAAAAGTAGAATCGGTTAAAACAGACATCGACAAAAGCTTGATAAAAGGCGTGACTTTCAAAAATGTTTATGTGAACAACAAGAAAGTGGATTAA
- a CDS encoding glycosyl hydrolase 115 family protein, whose product MNKKTLAIFLVIANFFTQISFGQDKNASDYPIADSNQAASIFISNNTDPLIEWAVNELADDVKDITGKRPEIVKTNTFAQKGIYIGEAGNALFQTKTVSKELKDQWEKFSVKKDKDNLLIAGSDVRGTVYAVFEIAERLGVSPWKWWADVNPIKKENLILKLPQSGIISSPSVQYRGIFLNDEDWGLEPWAAKTFEPEVGNIGPKTYEKIFQLLLRLKANTIWPAMHPCTKGFFTVAGNKEMAQKYHIGIGSSHAEPMLRNNVDEWKPEIYGDYNYFTNSSKVNKYWQDRLDELKAANNQTIITLGMRGVHDSKMEGAKDVKESMVMVDKIIGVQREMLSKTFQKPLKDIPQAFVPYKEVLELYDNGLKVPDDVTLVWPDDNYGYIRRLSDEEEQKRSGGSGVYYHLSYWGRPHDYLWLSTVQPGLIWSEMMKAYENGAKKMWIVNVGDIKPGEYDMELFLDLAWDVNSIKSDGLNQYMKNWVAREFSPNMAEELSAVFEEYYRLAFLRKPEYMGWSQTEPTTQIKPSDFTEEESLERIKAYDNLIEKIGDLYSTIGVDTGPFVPDEREDAWFQLVVYPIEGAAYMNHKFLYWNLAALTTDLKQKENYLNLSANAFEKIKELTEYYNTKMSKGKWNGMMSMHPRNLPVFDSIKASAIPQETLVKPISKTIITIQGNKFVANRGVKNYKWGAINGFGYSNNAVTLFPFKHSYFKSEKPSVSYEFEVEKTGDYEIEVHFIPTHANKFDHEIGVQVDQNERKSFLINTKDRDNTWKQNVLRNSAIVKVPVSINTKGKHTVKIEVNQTGIVLDYMDIKSNL is encoded by the coding sequence ATGAATAAAAAGACGCTTGCGATATTCTTGGTCATAGCCAATTTTTTTACCCAAATATCATTTGGTCAGGATAAAAATGCATCGGATTATCCAATAGCCGATTCAAATCAGGCAGCGTCAATTTTTATCTCAAATAACACCGATCCATTAATTGAATGGGCTGTAAACGAATTGGCCGATGACGTAAAAGACATAACGGGCAAGCGTCCTGAAATTGTCAAAACAAACACATTTGCCCAAAAAGGAATTTACATTGGTGAGGCGGGAAACGCTTTATTTCAAACCAAAACAGTTTCAAAGGAACTGAAAGATCAGTGGGAGAAATTCAGTGTCAAAAAAGATAAAGACAATCTTTTGATCGCAGGGAGTGATGTCCGCGGAACTGTCTATGCCGTTTTTGAAATAGCCGAACGTTTGGGAGTTTCCCCTTGGAAATGGTGGGCTGATGTCAATCCAATCAAAAAAGAAAATCTAATCCTGAAATTGCCCCAAAGCGGAATCATTTCATCACCATCGGTGCAATACCGCGGTATCTTTTTAAACGATGAAGATTGGGGATTGGAGCCTTGGGCCGCAAAAACTTTTGAACCCGAAGTTGGGAATATTGGTCCAAAAACTTACGAGAAAATATTTCAGTTGTTATTACGCTTGAAAGCCAATACGATTTGGCCGGCGATGCATCCTTGTACCAAAGGCTTTTTTACCGTTGCCGGAAATAAAGAGATGGCACAGAAATACCATATCGGCATAGGCTCTTCTCATGCAGAACCTATGTTACGAAATAATGTGGACGAATGGAAACCGGAGATTTATGGTGACTACAATTATTTCACTAACAGTTCGAAAGTAAACAAATATTGGCAAGACCGATTGGACGAATTAAAAGCCGCCAATAACCAAACGATTATAACTTTGGGAATGCGAGGCGTTCACGATAGTAAAATGGAGGGAGCCAAAGACGTTAAGGAATCCATGGTAATGGTTGATAAAATAATTGGTGTACAACGCGAAATGTTGTCCAAGACTTTCCAAAAACCGTTAAAAGACATTCCGCAAGCTTTCGTGCCGTATAAAGAAGTTTTGGAACTGTACGACAACGGACTAAAAGTTCCGGATGACGTGACTTTGGTTTGGCCGGATGACAATTATGGTTACATCCGTCGTTTGAGTGATGAAGAAGAGCAAAAACGCAGCGGCGGCAGCGGTGTTTACTACCATTTGAGCTATTGGGGAAGACCTCACGATTATCTTTGGCTGAGTACCGTGCAGCCGGGCTTAATTTGGTCTGAAATGATGAAAGCTTATGAAAACGGAGCCAAGAAAATGTGGATTGTGAATGTGGGTGACATAAAGCCGGGGGAATATGATATGGAACTTTTTCTCGATTTGGCTTGGGATGTCAACAGCATAAAATCGGATGGGTTGAATCAATATATGAAAAATTGGGTAGCCAGAGAGTTTTCTCCTAATATGGCAGAAGAACTTAGTGCAGTATTTGAAGAATATTATCGATTGGCATTCCTCAGAAAACCGGAATACATGGGATGGAGCCAAACAGAGCCTACAACTCAAATAAAACCTTCTGATTTTACTGAAGAAGAATCTTTAGAAAGAATAAAGGCTTACGATAATTTGATTGAAAAAATTGGAGACCTGTATTCTACTATTGGAGTAGATACTGGGCCATTTGTTCCCGACGAAAGAGAAGATGCTTGGTTTCAATTGGTAGTTTACCCAATTGAAGGAGCTGCGTATATGAATCATAAATTTTTATATTGGAATTTAGCTGCATTGACGACCGATTTGAAACAAAAGGAAAATTATTTGAATTTATCTGCGAATGCTTTCGAGAAAATTAAGGAACTCACCGAATATTATAACACCAAAATGAGTAAAGGGAAATGGAATGGGATGATGTCGATGCATCCAAGAAATTTACCCGTTTTTGATTCTATAAAAGCAAGTGCAATTCCGCAAGAAACATTGGTAAAACCAATTTCCAAAACCATCATTACGATTCAGGGGAATAAGTTTGTCGCAAATAGAGGAGTCAAAAACTACAAATGGGGAGCTATAAATGGATTTGGCTACAGCAATAATGCCGTTACCTTGTTTCCTTTTAAGCATAGTTATTTTAAAAGTGAAAAGCCTTCTGTTTCCTATGAATTTGAAGTGGAAAAAACGGGAGACTACGAGATAGAAGTTCATTTTATTCCAACACATGCCAATAAATTTGACCATGAAATTGGGGTACAAGTAGATCAGAACGAAAGAAAGTCTTTTTTGATAAATACAAAAGACAGGGACAATACATGGAAACAGAACGTTTTGCGAAACAGCGCGATTGTGAAAGTGCCTGTTTCCATTAATACCAAAGGAAAACACACAGTCAAAATTGAGGTCAATCAAACGGGAATTGTACTCGATTATATGGATATTAAAAGCAATTTATAG
- a CDS encoding sulfatase-like hydrolase/transferase produces MKTGLSGKKIQFLLLLLLCFSVSFGQKSKSNSAEKPNIILIIADDAGWNDVGYHGSVIKTPNIDNLAKNGVELNRFYASPTCSPSRASLLMGRPSSRMGIVAPISDKDQTKLPDSIPTLPKLLHQNNYQTALIGKWHLGLQLSNGPKAYGFDYSYGFLHGQIDQYTHLYKNGDKSWYRNGEFIEEKGHATDLITTEAIKWISEKRDPKKNFFLQVAYSAPHFPLQEEQKWKDPYMNSIKDPSRRDYAAAMSHLDNSIGILLEKLKQAKLDKNTVVIFYSDNGAMENWDSRNEYGGIHPSNTTLGDNSPLRDWKTSNYEGAVRVPCVVYWKDHLKSYKNSSYISVIDLLPSILFLAGDTNLPKSIEGKNVWSAIAENQTIPNQEIYIRGHLQECLINSPWKIIRTRHGKGIPTDYELYDIEKDPSEKNNLWAQNETIASQMKTALENQFKKDAEKVNK; encoded by the coding sequence ATGAAAACAGGTCTTAGCGGAAAAAAAATACAGTTTTTACTTTTATTGTTGCTTTGTTTTTCTGTCTCTTTTGGACAAAAAAGCAAAAGCAATTCGGCAGAAAAGCCCAACATTATTTTAATTATTGCCGATGATGCAGGATGGAATGATGTCGGCTATCATGGTTCAGTAATCAAAACACCCAATATTGATAATTTAGCCAAAAACGGAGTAGAACTGAACCGCTTTTATGCGAGTCCAACTTGTTCTCCATCGAGAGCTAGTTTATTGATGGGAAGACCGTCAAGCCGCATGGGAATTGTAGCGCCAATAAGCGATAAAGATCAAACGAAATTACCGGATTCCATTCCTACATTGCCTAAATTATTGCACCAAAATAATTACCAAACAGCCCTTATCGGTAAATGGCATTTGGGATTACAACTTAGTAACGGCCCAAAAGCGTACGGATTTGATTATTCGTATGGCTTTTTGCACGGACAAATCGATCAATACACACATCTGTACAAAAATGGCGATAAGAGTTGGTATAGAAATGGTGAGTTTATCGAAGAAAAAGGTCATGCCACTGATTTAATCACTACTGAAGCCATCAAATGGATTTCGGAAAAAAGAGATCCAAAGAAAAACTTCTTTTTGCAAGTAGCTTATAGCGCTCCACATTTTCCTTTGCAGGAAGAACAAAAATGGAAAGATCCTTATATGAATTCCATAAAAGATCCTTCACGTAGGGATTACGCCGCGGCAATGAGTCATTTGGACAACAGTATCGGAATATTGCTCGAAAAATTAAAACAAGCAAAACTGGATAAAAATACCGTGGTCATTTTCTACAGTGACAATGGCGCTATGGAAAATTGGGATTCCAGAAATGAATACGGCGGAATTCATCCTTCAAATACAACGCTTGGAGACAATTCGCCGCTTAGGGATTGGAAAACGTCTAATTATGAAGGAGCGGTCAGAGTGCCTTGTGTGGTGTATTGGAAAGACCATTTGAAAAGCTATAAAAACTCAAGTTATATCTCTGTTATCGACCTTTTGCCGAGTATTTTATTTTTGGCGGGAGATACCAATTTGCCAAAATCTATTGAAGGTAAAAATGTTTGGTCAGCAATTGCTGAAAATCAAACGATACCCAATCAGGAAATTTACATCAGAGGGCATTTGCAGGAATGTTTAATCAACAGTCCTTGGAAAATAATAAGAACACGACACGGAAAAGGAATCCCGACAGATTATGAGCTTTATGATATAGAAAAAGACCCAAGCGAAAAGAATAATCTTTGGGCGCAAAATGAAACCATTGCTTCGCAAATGAAAACGGCTCTTGAAAATCAATTTAAAAAAGACGCTGAAAAAGTGAACAAATAA
- a CDS encoding glycoside hydrolase family 2 TIM barrel-domain containing protein has protein sequence MKCFYLKKPQNLQSVFLFLFLALATNAFSQARKIINFDNGWQFIKEDVSGAENPAFNDKQWQTLNVPHDWSIEGPYDRANPSGRGGGYLPSGIGWYRKTFEISKADANKMCSIEFDGIMANSDVWINGKHLGKRPYGYISFSYDLTPYLNFDKPNVIAVRADNSIQPASRYYTGAGIYRHVRLVSVSPTHFKHWGTFVTTPTATAAKGIINIKSEVENKGTAGDYKLQIDIIDSKGKIVKTVESQKNIGANGSVSFAQDIEITNPKLWNVEEPNLYSAVTKLYSGKTLIDNQTISFGIKKADFKAESGFWLNEKNIKLKGICLHHDGGAVGAAVPLGVWKERFKKLKEVGVNAIRTSHNPVAPEFLDLCDQLGFMVMDETFDTWTAAKHNGEQGYNLYFKDWWEQDTRDMVLRDRNHPSIVIYSIGNEIHDDLSYPEGYKAYKMQEDVVKKYDETRPVTMALFRPANSKVYLSGFAEHMDVVGQNYRENELIAAHEAHPNWKVIGTENTHVISQWLALRDKPYMAGQFLWTGYDYLGEADWPETTNNQGLFDRAGNWKQQSLQRDSWWSPEPVVHIVRKSENAGEGNWVGDWTPNDFDTYDNAKVNVYSNCDEVELFLNEKSLGTVKKPADDSPREWNVTFEKGTIKAIGKNNGKVVAQEEFESAGKPAKIVISKSNPALSNNWDDVSFITATIVDDKGVRCANADNLIKFSVSGAGKIIATDNGNIISHEDYLSPEKRAFSGKAIAIIRATQDTGKIEIKASAEGLEGGTIIVEVVSEKMN, from the coding sequence ATGAAATGTTTTTACCTTAAAAAACCACAGAATTTACAGTCTGTTTTCTTGTTTCTCTTTTTGGCTTTGGCCACAAACGCCTTTTCGCAAGCACGCAAAATAATCAATTTTGATAATGGTTGGCAGTTTATAAAAGAAGATGTTTCGGGTGCCGAAAATCCCGCATTTAATGATAAACAATGGCAAACACTCAATGTTCCTCATGATTGGAGTATCGAAGGACCTTATGACAGGGCGAATCCTTCCGGTCGAGGCGGAGGTTATTTGCCTTCGGGGATTGGTTGGTATCGCAAGACTTTTGAAATAAGTAAGGCTGATGCCAATAAAATGTGTTCTATTGAATTTGACGGAATAATGGCAAACAGCGACGTTTGGATAAATGGCAAACATTTGGGTAAACGTCCTTATGGTTACATCAGCTTTAGTTACGATTTGACGCCTTATTTAAATTTTGACAAGCCGAATGTTATTGCTGTAAGAGCTGATAATTCAATTCAGCCCGCTTCCCGTTATTATACTGGGGCAGGAATTTATCGACACGTTCGTTTGGTTTCGGTTAGTCCAACACATTTTAAGCATTGGGGGACATTCGTTACAACACCAACTGCGACTGCTGCTAAAGGAATAATTAACATTAAATCCGAAGTGGAAAATAAAGGAACTGCAGGCGATTATAAATTACAAATCGATATTATTGACAGTAAAGGAAAGATTGTCAAAACGGTCGAAAGCCAAAAGAATATTGGGGCTAATGGAAGTGTTTCGTTTGCACAGGATATTGAAATCACGAACCCAAAATTATGGAATGTTGAGGAACCAAATCTATACAGCGCTGTAACCAAATTATATTCGGGAAAAACACTGATTGACAATCAAACCATTTCTTTCGGAATTAAAAAAGCGGATTTTAAAGCTGAATCCGGTTTTTGGTTAAATGAAAAAAATATAAAATTAAAAGGAATTTGCTTGCATCACGACGGAGGGGCAGTAGGAGCGGCCGTGCCTTTGGGTGTATGGAAAGAACGTTTTAAAAAACTGAAAGAGGTGGGGGTAAATGCCATTCGTACTTCGCATAATCCTGTTGCTCCTGAGTTTTTGGATTTATGTGACCAATTGGGGTTTATGGTAATGGACGAAACTTTTGACACCTGGACAGCAGCCAAACACAATGGAGAGCAAGGCTATAATTTATACTTTAAAGATTGGTGGGAACAAGATACAAGGGATATGGTTTTGAGAGACAGAAATCATCCTTCGATTGTTATTTACAGTATCGGAAATGAAATCCATGATGATTTAAGTTACCCTGAAGGATACAAAGCCTACAAAATGCAGGAAGATGTTGTAAAGAAATATGATGAAACCAGACCTGTGACGATGGCTCTTTTCAGACCGGCAAATTCCAAAGTTTATCTTAGCGGTTTTGCAGAGCACATGGATGTTGTTGGACAAAATTATCGTGAAAATGAATTAATCGCCGCACATGAAGCACATCCAAACTGGAAAGTTATTGGAACCGAAAACACGCATGTTATAAGCCAGTGGCTTGCTTTACGAGACAAACCGTACATGGCGGGACAATTTTTATGGACAGGTTATGATTATTTAGGCGAAGCCGATTGGCCAGAAACAACAAATAATCAAGGTTTGTTTGACAGAGCAGGGAATTGGAAACAACAATCGTTGCAAAGAGACAGTTGGTGGTCACCTGAACCTGTTGTGCATATTGTGAGAAAGTCCGAAAATGCAGGCGAAGGAAATTGGGTAGGCGATTGGACGCCAAATGATTTTGATACCTATGACAATGCAAAAGTCAATGTGTACAGCAATTGTGACGAAGTGGAGCTTTTCCTTAACGAAAAATCATTGGGGACTGTAAAAAAACCGGCAGATGATTCACCAAGAGAATGGAATGTTACTTTTGAAAAAGGAACGATAAAAGCAATTGGCAAAAATAATGGCAAAGTTGTCGCTCAGGAAGAATTTGAATCAGCGGGAAAACCAGCAAAAATTGTGATTTCAAAAAGCAATCCTGCGCTTTCAAACAATTGGGATGACGTCTCTTTTATTACTGCAACTATAGTCGATGATAAAGGTGTACGATGTGCCAATGCTGACAATTTAATTAAGTTTTCGGTTTCTGGGGCTGGTAAAATAATTGCTACGGACAATGGTAATATTATCAGTCATGAAGACTATCTTTCTCCTGAAAAAAGAGCTTTCAGCGGAAAAGCAATTGCTATCATAAGAGCCACTCAAGATACTGGAAAAATAGAAATTAAAGCCAGCGCCGAAGGTTTGGAAGGAGGAACAATAATAGTTGAGGTTGTTTCTGAGAAAATGAACTAA